From the genome of Streptomyces sp. NBC_01341, one region includes:
- a CDS encoding cupin domain-containing protein — protein sequence MGFGGTIGARSGSGAKKWRAGRRALLVGAGVGVLGLLPAAAVATPGSGVSATVVAVGTSQGKLKVKTPKGRTDVTFREITVAPGGSTGWHTHSGQLIAVVKSGTLTRTLDDCSVEVTPAGTSFIEPSGTRHRHIGRNLGTEPVVLWVTYLLPAGSALSDDADAVACPAARGASAG from the coding sequence ATGGGATTCGGCGGGACGATCGGTGCGAGGAGCGGCAGCGGTGCGAAGAAGTGGCGGGCGGGACGCAGAGCCCTGCTCGTCGGTGCGGGTGTCGGTGTGCTCGGACTGCTGCCGGCGGCCGCGGTCGCCACACCGGGCAGCGGGGTGAGCGCCACGGTCGTCGCCGTCGGCACGTCCCAGGGCAAGCTCAAGGTGAAGACACCGAAGGGCCGCACCGACGTGACCTTCCGGGAGATCACCGTGGCGCCCGGCGGGTCCACCGGCTGGCACACGCACAGCGGGCAGTTGATCGCCGTCGTCAAGTCCGGGACGCTGACCAGGACCCTCGACGACTGCTCCGTCGAGGTGACGCCCGCGGGTACGTCCTTCATCGAGCCGTCCGGCACCCGACACCGGCACATCGGACGGAATCTCGGGACGGAGCCCGTCGTGCTGTGGGTGACCTACCTCCTCCCCGCGGGCAGCGCACTCTCCGACGACGCGGACGCGGTCGCCTGTCCTGCCGCCCGGGGCGCGTCCGCCGGCTGA
- a CDS encoding uridine kinase, with product MRYEAITWEKLAGTLAAHADGLEPADGGSWLRIGVDGAPAARPEEPAGRLAEALRSLGRPVLTVSTDGFLRPASLRYEYGKEDPDSYADGWFDTGALWREVFRPLDAGGSGRVLPDLWDPVTDRATRSPYVELPEGGVLVLHGPLLLGQWFPFDLGIHLSLTPGALRRRTAEDERWTLPAFARYDDEVAPAARADVVVRADDPRHPAWTGLGG from the coding sequence GTGCGATATGAAGCCATCACCTGGGAAAAGCTGGCCGGCACCCTCGCGGCCCACGCCGACGGACTCGAACCGGCCGACGGCGGGTCCTGGTTGCGGATCGGGGTCGACGGCGCACCGGCGGCCCGCCCGGAGGAGCCCGCCGGACGCCTGGCCGAGGCGCTGCGCTCCCTCGGGCGCCCCGTGCTCACCGTCTCCACCGACGGCTTCCTGAGGCCGGCCAGTCTGCGCTACGAGTACGGCAAGGAGGACCCCGACAGCTACGCCGACGGCTGGTTCGACACCGGCGCGCTGTGGCGGGAGGTGTTCCGGCCGCTGGACGCGGGCGGCAGCGGGCGCGTACTGCCCGACCTCTGGGACCCCGTCACGGACCGGGCGACCCGCAGCCCGTACGTCGAGCTGCCCGAGGGCGGGGTGCTCGTCCTGCACGGCCCGCTGCTCCTCGGCCAGTGGTTCCCCTTCGACCTGGGCATCCACCTGAGCCTCACCCCGGGGGCGCTGCGACGGCGCACCGCGGAGGACGAGCGGTGGACTCTGCCCGCCTTCGCGCGGTACGACGACGAGGTCGCACCGGCAGCCCGCGCGGACGTGGTCGTACGCGCCGACGACCCCAGGCACCCGGCGTGGACAGGCCTCGGCGGATGA
- a CDS encoding carbohydrate kinase family protein, whose protein sequence is MSGGALLVVGEVVTDVVVRHASAPVHGTDTPARITTLPGGAGANVACWAARSGCRTVRLLARAGAESVSWHGEVLRRAGVCPLLAVDAEVPSGTVVALVDPSAERTFLTDSGAVLRLCPDDWSPALLDGVARLHVSGYLLFGEPSRTTALLALREARLRGVPASVDPASAGFLAELGAGAFLGLVDGVDLLLPNADEARELTGLPDPADAAAKLSRHAGRVAVTLGDRGVVLASGGAVTARVPAAAGAVPVDSTGAGDAFTGGFLAALVAGADEVAAARAGCRAGADAVATLGGRPGPGRPA, encoded by the coding sequence GTGAGCGGCGGCGCGCTGCTCGTCGTCGGGGAGGTGGTGACCGATGTGGTCGTCCGGCACGCCTCGGCGCCGGTCCACGGCACGGACACGCCCGCGCGGATCACGACGCTGCCCGGTGGCGCGGGTGCCAACGTGGCGTGCTGGGCAGCACGTTCGGGGTGCCGGACCGTACGGCTGCTCGCCCGGGCCGGTGCCGAGTCGGTGTCCTGGCACGGGGAAGTGCTGCGGAGGGCGGGGGTGTGCCCGCTGCTGGCCGTGGACGCGGAGGTACCGAGCGGCACGGTGGTGGCCCTCGTCGACCCCTCGGCGGAGCGCACCTTCCTCACCGACAGCGGCGCGGTCCTGCGCCTGTGTCCCGACGACTGGTCCCCGGCGCTGCTCGACGGTGTCGCCCGCCTCCACGTCTCCGGTTACCTCCTGTTCGGGGAACCCAGCCGGACGACGGCGCTGCTGGCCCTGCGCGAGGCACGCCTCCGGGGCGTACCGGCGAGCGTGGACCCGGCGTCGGCGGGTTTCCTGGCGGAGCTGGGCGCGGGGGCGTTCCTCGGTCTGGTCGACGGTGTGGACCTGCTGCTGCCCAACGCGGACGAGGCGCGTGAGCTGACCGGACTGCCGGACCCCGCGGACGCGGCGGCCAAGCTGAGCCGTCACGCCGGCCGGGTCGCCGTCACGCTCGGGGACCGGGGTGTCGTGCTGGCTTCCGGCGGCGCGGTGACCGCACGCGTGCCCGCCGCGGCGGGAGCGGTGCCGGTGGACTCGACGGGGGCGGGTGACGCGTTCACCGGGGGCTTCCTCGCGGCCCTCGTCGCCGGGGCGGACGAGGTCGCGGCGGCCCGGGCGGGCTGCCGGGCGGGGGCGGACGCGGTCGCCACGCTGGGCGGGCGTCCCGGTCCGGGTCGACCCGCGTAG
- a CDS encoding pseudouridine-5'-phosphate glycosidase produces the protein MPLNPSSSATSDHQETGRYAPLLSAEVREALGAGAPVVALESTIIAHGLPRPRNLRVAEELEEAVREAGAVPATVAVLDGRAHVGLTATQLERVAVDPDVRKLGHRDLAPALALGASGATTVSATAFLAAGAGLRVFATGGLGGVHREWAQTQDESADLRLLARTGITVVCAGVKSILDVPATLQRLETLGVGVLGYGTEYFPGFYLSSSGEPVDWTVDTPQEVADVMRAREELGGAQASLIVANPVPEKDQLDPELHDRVLARALDACRSKGVMGQAVTPFLLEYLMRETGGASLEANLAAVRGNVRLAARIAVAAAR, from the coding sequence ATGCCTCTGAACCCATCGTCATCAGCGACGTCGGACCATCAGGAGACGGGCCGCTACGCCCCGTTGCTCTCCGCCGAGGTGCGCGAAGCCCTCGGCGCGGGCGCACCCGTCGTCGCCCTGGAGTCGACGATCATCGCGCACGGCCTGCCACGCCCCCGGAATCTCCGGGTCGCGGAGGAACTGGAGGAGGCCGTACGCGAGGCGGGAGCCGTGCCGGCCACGGTCGCCGTGCTGGACGGACGGGCGCACGTCGGCCTGACCGCAACCCAGTTGGAGCGCGTCGCCGTGGACCCGGACGTGCGCAAGCTGGGTCACCGCGACCTCGCGCCCGCGCTGGCCCTGGGCGCGAGCGGGGCGACCACCGTGTCGGCGACGGCGTTCCTCGCGGCCGGGGCCGGCCTGCGCGTCTTCGCGACCGGCGGGCTCGGCGGTGTGCACCGGGAGTGGGCGCAGACCCAGGACGAGTCCGCCGATCTCCGCCTCCTCGCACGTACCGGCATCACGGTGGTGTGCGCGGGCGTGAAGTCGATCCTGGACGTTCCCGCCACCCTTCAGCGCCTGGAGACGCTCGGCGTGGGTGTCCTCGGTTACGGCACGGAGTACTTCCCCGGCTTCTATCTGAGCAGTTCCGGCGAGCCGGTCGACTGGACGGTGGACACGCCGCAGGAGGTGGCGGACGTGATGCGGGCCCGGGAGGAGCTGGGCGGCGCGCAGGCCTCGCTGATCGTCGCCAATCCGGTGCCGGAGAAGGATCAGTTGGATCCGGAGCTGCACGACCGGGTGCTCGCGCGCGCCCTGGACGCCTGCCGCAGCAAGGGCGTCATGGGGCAGGCCGTCACCCCGTTCCTCCTGGAGTACCTGATGCGGGAGACCGGCGGTGCCTCCCTGGAGGCCAATCTCGCGGCCGTGCGCGGGAATGTGCGGCTGGCCGCGCGGATCGCCGTCGCGGCGGCACGGTGA
- a CDS encoding MFS transporter, whose translation MLIGSQILGGLGVAVGIALAPVLAAEVSGSEALSGLAPTASVTGTALLSLPLAALMASRGRRPGLVLAYLMGSAGALLVVTATVMGSFPLLLLGMAGFGAGSSANLQARFAAADLAEPDRRGRAIATVIWATTIGSVLGPNIAAPASHVFRDTFVPETAGPFAWASGIFLITGVLVAVLLRPDPLLTARALAPQDTATAANRSLRAGVAAVRASPMARLALVTVAVSHTAMVSIMVMTPVHLGHHGADIQLIGLVISGHIAGMYAFSPVMGRLADRVGRLAVIGLAAGLLCCAALLAGTSGGGHARTAAGLFVLGLGWSAGLVAGSALLTDSVPQAARAAVQGLSDLTMNTAAGVGGALAGVIVSRLGYGWLNAAAACLLLPMAALALRRSLVRPDRDSAKA comes from the coding sequence GTGCTCATCGGCAGCCAGATACTCGGCGGCCTCGGCGTGGCCGTCGGTATCGCCCTCGCCCCTGTGCTCGCGGCCGAGGTGAGCGGGTCCGAGGCCCTGTCGGGGCTCGCCCCCACCGCGTCCGTGACGGGCACGGCGCTCCTGTCCCTGCCGCTGGCCGCGCTGATGGCGTCACGGGGCAGGCGCCCTGGACTCGTCCTCGCCTATCTGATGGGATCGGCCGGGGCCCTCCTGGTGGTGACCGCCACCGTGATGGGCAGTTTCCCGCTGCTGCTGCTCGGGATGGCCGGTTTCGGGGCCGGCTCGTCGGCCAACCTCCAGGCGCGGTTCGCGGCCGCCGACCTCGCGGAGCCGGACCGGCGCGGCCGCGCGATCGCCACCGTCATCTGGGCCACCACGATCGGTTCGGTGCTGGGCCCCAACATCGCCGCCCCGGCGAGCCACGTCTTCAGGGACACCTTCGTGCCCGAGACGGCGGGTCCCTTCGCCTGGGCGTCGGGCATCTTCCTGATCACCGGCGTCCTGGTCGCCGTGCTGCTGCGCCCGGACCCGCTGCTGACCGCACGCGCACTCGCCCCCCAGGACACGGCGACCGCCGCGAACCGATCGCTGCGGGCGGGCGTCGCGGCGGTCCGCGCCTCCCCGATGGCGAGGCTGGCCCTGGTGACCGTCGCCGTGTCCCACACCGCGATGGTCTCCATCATGGTCATGACCCCCGTCCACCTGGGGCACCACGGCGCGGACATCCAGCTGATCGGCCTGGTGATCAGCGGGCACATCGCGGGGATGTACGCCTTCTCCCCCGTCATGGGCCGGCTCGCCGACCGGGTCGGACGACTGGCCGTGATCGGGCTGGCCGCCGGACTGCTGTGCTGCGCGGCGTTGCTGGCCGGCACGTCGGGCGGCGGTCACGCCCGGACGGCCGCGGGTCTGTTCGTCCTGGGCCTCGGCTGGTCCGCGGGGCTGGTCGCCGGTTCGGCGCTGCTCACGGACTCCGTGCCGCAGGCCGCGAGGGCAGCCGTGCAGGGACTCTCCGACCTCACGATGAACACGGCGGCGGGCGTGGGCGGCGCCCTCGCCGGAGTGATCGTCTCCCGGCTGGGATACGGCTGGCTCAACGCGGCCGCCGCCTGCCTCCTCCTGCCGATGGCCGCGCTGGCGCTGCGCAGGTCGCTCGTGCGGCCCGACCGGGACTCCGCGAAGGCCTGA
- a CDS encoding methylated-DNA--[protein]-cysteine S-methyltransferase yields MESSEQVVEWSVVPSTIGPLLLAATPAGLVTVGFHARPPVLDTALAQLRTRLGAEPVRAPDSALLAEPVRQLAAYFSGELRDFSLPLDWSLTSGFHREVLRELASGVPYGAVVGYGDLAARVGRPDGAQAVGAAMGSNPLPVVVPCHRVVESDGGLGGFGGGLETKRQLLAIEGVLPQPLF; encoded by the coding sequence ATGGAGAGCAGCGAGCAGGTCGTGGAGTGGTCCGTCGTGCCGAGCACCATCGGACCCCTCCTGCTCGCCGCGACCCCGGCGGGGCTGGTGACCGTGGGCTTCCACGCCCGCCCGCCGGTCCTGGACACGGCACTCGCGCAGCTGCGGACACGGCTGGGCGCGGAGCCCGTCCGGGCGCCGGATTCCGCGCTGCTGGCCGAGCCGGTGCGCCAGCTCGCCGCGTACTTCTCCGGGGAACTGCGGGATTTCTCGCTCCCGTTGGACTGGTCACTGACCTCCGGCTTCCACCGTGAGGTGCTCCGCGAGCTGGCCTCCGGCGTGCCGTACGGGGCGGTCGTGGGGTACGGCGACCTGGCCGCCCGGGTCGGCCGGCCCGACGGGGCGCAGGCCGTGGGCGCGGCCATGGGGTCCAACCCCCTGCCGGTGGTGGTGCCGTGCCACCGGGTGGTGGAGAGCGACGGGGGCCTCGGCGGGTTCGGCGGAGGGCTGGAGACGAAGCGGCAGCTGCTGGCCATCGAGGGTGTGCTCCCGCAGCCTCTGTTCTGA
- a CDS encoding MHYT domain-containing protein, with protein MQGTVDGFTYGLVTPLTAFVMACLGAALGLRCTTRSLRTRGVSRAGWLALGATSIGSGIWTMHFIAMLGFTVQEAPVTYDRPLTYASLAVAILMVGIGIFLVGYRGATRMALVTGGTITGLGVASMHYLGMAGMNFDGEFAYDTLTVSLSVVIAVVAATAALWAAVSIHGFLPSLGASVVMGVAVSGMHYTGMAALVVHLHPGAAASPPGEAPTSLLLPMMVGPGCFLLLAAVVVMIDPLVVTGGHEEPARESGQAPRRGGHMTSIPVQRRPPRAYETASRREYRQSRER; from the coding sequence ATGCAGGGCACAGTTGACGGATTCACCTACGGCCTAGTGACGCCGCTGACGGCATTCGTCATGGCGTGCCTGGGCGCGGCCCTCGGCCTGCGCTGCACCACACGCTCCCTGCGCACGCGCGGCGTCTCCAGAGCCGGCTGGCTGGCCCTCGGCGCGACCTCCATCGGCTCGGGCATCTGGACGATGCACTTCATCGCGATGCTGGGCTTCACCGTCCAGGAGGCCCCGGTCACCTACGACCGGCCCCTCACCTACGCGAGCCTCGCCGTGGCGATCCTGATGGTCGGCATCGGCATCTTCCTCGTCGGCTACCGGGGTGCCACGCGCATGGCGCTGGTCACCGGCGGGACCATCACCGGCCTCGGCGTCGCCTCGATGCACTACCTCGGCATGGCCGGAATGAACTTCGACGGCGAGTTCGCCTACGACACCCTCACCGTCTCGCTGTCCGTCGTCATCGCCGTGGTCGCCGCGACAGCGGCCCTGTGGGCGGCCGTCTCCATCCACGGCTTCCTCCCCAGCCTCGGCGCCAGCGTGGTCATGGGCGTGGCCGTGAGCGGCATGCACTACACGGGCATGGCCGCGCTCGTCGTCCACCTGCACCCCGGCGCCGCGGCGTCGCCGCCCGGCGAGGCCCCGACCTCGCTGCTCCTGCCGATGATGGTCGGGCCCGGCTGCTTCCTGCTGCTGGCCGCCGTGGTCGTGATGATCGACCCACTCGTGGTGACCGGTGGCCACGAGGAGCCCGCGCGGGAGTCCGGGCAGGCGCCCCGGCGCGGCGGGCACATGACGTCGATCCCCGTCCAGCGCCGCCCTCCGCGTGCCTACGAGACCGCCTCGCGCAGGGAGTACCGGCAGTCGCGCGAGCGTTGA
- the uvrB gene encoding excinuclease ABC subunit UvrB — translation MRPVSKIERSVAPFEVVSPYRPSGDQPAAIAELDRRVRAGEKDVVLLGATGTGKSATTAWMIEKLQRPTLVMAPNKTLAAQLANEFRELLPNNAVEYFVSYYDYYQPEAYVPQSDTYIEKDSSINEEVERLRHSATNSLLTRRDVVVVASVSCIYGLGTPQEYVDRMVQLKVGDEVDRDALLRRFVEIQYTRNDLAFTRGTFRVRGDTIEIFPVYEELAVRIEMFGDEIEALSTLHPLTGEVISEDQSLHVFPASHYVAGPERMEKAVTGIEQELEQRLAELEKQGKMLEAQRLRMRTTYDIEMLRQIGTCSGVENYSMHFDGRLPGTAPNTLLDYFPEDFLLVLDESHVTVPQIGAMYEGDASRKRTLVDHGFRLPSALDNRPLKWEEFLGRINQTVYLSATPGKYELSRGDGFVEQIIRPTGLVDPEVVVKPTEGQIDDLVHEIRKRTEKDERVLVTTLTKKMSEDLTDYFLELGIQVRYLHSDVDTLRRIELLRELRSGEYDVLVGINLLREGLDLPEVSLVAILDADKQGFLRSGTSLIQTIGRAARNVSGQVHMYADKITPAMAQAIDETNRRREKQIAYNTERGVDPQPLRKKINDIVASIAREEVDTEQLLGSGYRQAKDTKAPVPSLGGKAAAGGKAKKGAVAVTDRPAAELAGIIEEMTDRMRAAAADLQFEVAARLRDEVGELKKELRQMREAGLA, via the coding sequence ATGCGGCCAGTCTCGAAGATCGAACGTTCTGTGGCGCCTTTCGAGGTCGTCAGTCCCTATCGGCCCAGCGGCGACCAGCCCGCGGCCATCGCGGAGCTGGACCGGCGTGTGCGCGCGGGCGAGAAGGACGTGGTCCTCCTCGGCGCGACGGGCACGGGCAAGTCGGCCACGACCGCCTGGATGATCGAGAAGCTGCAGCGCCCCACCCTGGTCATGGCACCGAACAAGACGCTCGCCGCCCAGCTGGCCAACGAATTCCGCGAGCTCCTCCCGAACAACGCCGTGGAGTACTTCGTCTCGTACTACGACTACTACCAGCCCGAGGCGTACGTCCCGCAGTCGGACACCTACATCGAGAAGGACTCCTCGATCAACGAGGAGGTCGAGCGGCTGCGGCACTCCGCCACCAACTCGCTGCTCACCCGGCGCGACGTCGTCGTCGTCGCCTCCGTCTCGTGCATCTACGGCCTCGGTACCCCGCAGGAGTACGTGGACCGGATGGTCCAGCTCAAGGTCGGGGACGAGGTCGACCGCGACGCGCTGCTCCGCCGCTTCGTCGAGATCCAGTACACCCGCAACGACCTGGCGTTCACCCGCGGGACCTTCCGGGTCCGCGGCGACACCATCGAGATCTTCCCGGTGTACGAGGAGCTGGCCGTCCGCATCGAGATGTTCGGCGACGAGATCGAGGCGCTGTCGACCCTCCACCCGCTCACCGGTGAGGTCATCAGCGAGGACCAGTCGCTCCACGTCTTCCCCGCGAGCCACTACGTCGCGGGCCCCGAGCGCATGGAGAAGGCCGTCACCGGCATCGAGCAGGAGCTGGAGCAGCGCCTCGCCGAGCTGGAGAAGCAGGGCAAGATGCTGGAGGCCCAGCGGCTGCGCATGCGCACCACGTACGACATCGAGATGCTCCGCCAGATCGGCACCTGCTCCGGCGTCGAGAACTACTCGATGCACTTCGACGGCCGCCTCCCGGGCACCGCCCCCAACACCCTCCTCGACTACTTCCCCGAGGACTTCCTCCTCGTCCTGGACGAGTCGCACGTGACCGTGCCGCAGATCGGTGCGATGTACGAGGGCGACGCCTCCCGCAAGCGGACCCTCGTGGACCACGGCTTCCGGCTCCCCTCGGCCCTGGACAACCGACCACTGAAATGGGAAGAGTTCCTCGGCCGGATCAACCAGACGGTGTACCTCTCCGCGACCCCCGGAAAGTACGAACTGTCCCGCGGCGACGGGTTCGTCGAGCAGATCATCCGGCCCACGGGGCTCGTGGACCCGGAGGTCGTGGTCAAGCCCACCGAGGGCCAGATCGACGACCTGGTCCACGAGATCCGCAAGCGGACCGAGAAGGACGAGCGAGTCCTGGTCACCACCCTCACGAAGAAGATGTCCGAGGACCTCACCGACTACTTCCTCGAGCTCGGCATCCAGGTCCGCTACCTCCACAGTGACGTCGACACCCTGCGCCGTATCGAGCTGCTGCGCGAGCTGCGCTCCGGCGAGTACGACGTCCTGGTCGGCATCAACCTCCTGCGCGAGGGCCTCGACCTGCCGGAGGTGTCGCTCGTGGCCATCCTCGACGCCGACAAGCAGGGCTTCCTGCGCTCGGGCACCTCGCTGATCCAGACCATCGGCCGCGCCGCCCGTAACGTCTCGGGGCAGGTCCACATGTACGCCGACAAGATCACCCCGGCGATGGCGCAGGCGATCGACGAGACCAACCGGCGCCGGGAGAAGCAGATCGCCTACAACACCGAGCGCGGTGTCGATCCGCAGCCGCTGCGCAAGAAGATCAACGACATCGTGGCGTCCATCGCCCGCGAGGAGGTCGACACCGAGCAACTGCTCGGCAGCGGCTACCGGCAGGCGAAGGACACCAAGGCGCCCGTCCCCTCGCTCGGGGGCAAGGCCGCCGCGGGAGGCAAGGCGAAGAAGGGTGCCGTGGCGGTCACCGACCGCCCCGCCGCCGAGCTCGCCGGGATCATCGAGGAGATGACCGACCGGATGCGGGCGGCCGCCGCCGACCTGCAGTTCGAGGTGGCCGCGCGCCTGCGGGACGAGGTGGGGGAGCTGAAGAAGGAGCTGCGCCAGATGAGGGAGGCGGGGCTGGCCTGA
- a CDS encoding TerD family protein, producing MTVNMTKGQAISLQKSDGGTLTAVRMGLGWQAAPRRGLFGSRTREVDLDASAVLFADKQPVDVVFFRHLVSDDGSVKHTGDNLVGGAGSGGDDEAILVDLQRVPVHIDQIVFTVNSFTGQTFQEVRHAFCRIVDETNGQELARYTLDGGGQYTAQIMAKVHRSGAGWQMTALGNPANGRTFQDLMPAILPHL from the coding sequence GTGACGGTCAACATGACCAAGGGCCAGGCCATCAGCCTGCAGAAGAGCGACGGGGGGACCCTGACCGCGGTACGGATGGGGCTCGGCTGGCAGGCGGCCCCGCGCCGCGGGCTGTTCGGTTCACGCACCCGGGAGGTCGACCTGGACGCGTCGGCGGTGCTCTTCGCCGACAAGCAGCCCGTGGACGTCGTGTTCTTCCGCCACCTCGTCAGCGACGACGGCTCGGTCAAGCACACCGGCGACAACCTCGTCGGCGGCGCGGGCTCGGGCGGCGACGACGAGGCCATCCTGGTCGACCTGCAGCGGGTCCCGGTCCACATCGACCAGATCGTCTTCACGGTGAACTCCTTCACCGGCCAGACGTTCCAGGAGGTGCGACACGCCTTCTGCCGCATCGTCGACGAGACCAACGGCCAGGAGCTCGCCCGCTACACGCTCGACGGCGGGGGCCAGTACACGGCGCAGATCATGGCGAAGGTGCACCGCTCCGGCGCCGGATGGCAGATGACCGCCCTCGGCAACCCCGCCAACGGCCGGACCTTCCAGGACCTGATGCCGGCGATCCTGCCGCACCTGTAG
- a CDS encoding TerD family protein, translating to MTAELVRGQNHALPRTRLEIRVSAGSPVVAGATLGDERGTVRGVEWIAHPGSHRLPGLEVSQQAAADHRLAVDLDALPDAVHRVTVLLALPLGAGRPARFGAVAAPFVAVTGLDGTAIATFTLTGLDTESAVTAVELYRRQGVWKVRAVGQGYAAGLAEMLADQGLPEAAELAASIQEAVVSGLARSVAPPPRTPDGEGGRHPAGPVPAAGDTRPDAPGPGPSPVPQGERTAPQGADATAGGPVDYAHPRRRASAPPPPPPAAPPTAPGQPAQPVAGDATGWSMDERLYNQIWGMFEDLARAVAAHRSAVDFAESRMDQELERTLSDPRSRIGGTGDRARAEAIARRDELTARAREVLDRDLAQLAAEAAVVEPALPAAYAGWDNPVWHAYRVPMEIPMALRIGDLHLPERADLRIPLLVRLPLERGIWVDSGRTASEAAAATDGDQLRGLAMGTAVALAARLIAVHPAHEFSVHVIDPAGSGAGALAPLVAAGALDGPPAAGAAGVSSVLAQLTRRVDLVQMAIRAGAADSLPPDLDPGEQLLIVNDFPHGFDDRAVTQLRYLADEGPSVGVHLMMVADREDARAYGPVLDPLWRSLLRITPVADDHLADPWVGHAWTYEPLRTPRGSRVLEQVLALVAAARRDGRR from the coding sequence ATGACGGCCGAGCTGGTCCGGGGGCAGAACCACGCCTTGCCCCGGACCCGTCTGGAGATCAGGGTGTCGGCGGGCTCGCCCGTCGTCGCCGGGGCCACCCTCGGGGACGAGCGGGGCACGGTCCGCGGCGTCGAGTGGATCGCCCATCCCGGCTCGCACCGGCTGCCCGGGCTGGAGGTGTCGCAGCAGGCGGCGGCCGATCACCGGCTGGCCGTCGATCTCGACGCACTGCCCGACGCGGTGCACCGCGTCACCGTTCTCCTGGCGCTGCCCCTGGGTGCCGGACGGCCCGCCCGGTTCGGCGCCGTCGCCGCGCCGTTCGTCGCCGTCACGGGACTCGACGGCACGGCGATCGCCACCTTCACCCTCACGGGACTGGACACCGAGTCCGCCGTGACCGCCGTCGAGCTCTACCGCCGCCAGGGCGTCTGGAAGGTGCGTGCCGTCGGCCAGGGATATGCCGCGGGACTCGCCGAGATGCTCGCCGACCAAGGCCTTCCCGAGGCGGCGGAGCTGGCCGCCTCCATCCAGGAGGCGGTGGTGTCCGGACTCGCCCGCTCCGTGGCGCCCCCGCCGCGTACCCCGGACGGTGAGGGGGGCCGCCACCCCGCGGGCCCCGTGCCGGCCGCGGGGGACACCCGGCCCGATGCCCCGGGGCCGGGTCCCTCCCCCGTCCCGCAGGGCGAACGCACCGCCCCGCAGGGCGCCGACGCGACCGCCGGCGGGCCCGTCGACTACGCGCACCCGCGTCGTCGGGCCTCCGCCCCGCCCCCGCCCCCTCCGGCGGCGCCGCCCACCGCGCCCGGACAGCCCGCGCAGCCCGTCGCCGGCGACGCCACGGGCTGGTCCATGGACGAGCGCCTCTACAACCAGATCTGGGGCATGTTCGAGGACCTCGCCCGAGCGGTCGCCGCCCACCGCAGCGCCGTCGACTTCGCCGAGTCCCGCATGGACCAGGAGCTCGAACGGACCCTCTCCGACCCGCGCAGCCGCATCGGCGGGACGGGTGACCGGGCCCGGGCCGAGGCCATCGCCAGGCGTGACGAGCTGACCGCCCGGGCACGCGAGGTGCTCGACCGCGACCTGGCCCAGCTGGCCGCCGAGGCCGCCGTCGTCGAGCCGGCCCTGCCCGCAGCGTACGCGGGCTGGGACAACCCCGTCTGGCACGCGTACCGCGTTCCCATGGAGATCCCCATGGCGCTGCGCATCGGTGACCTCCACCTTCCCGAGCGGGCCGACCTGCGCATCCCTTTGCTGGTGCGGCTGCCGCTGGAGCGGGGGATCTGGGTCGACAGCGGCCGCACCGCCTCCGAGGCCGCCGCGGCCACGGACGGTGACCAGCTGCGCGGGCTCGCGATGGGGACCGCGGTGGCCCTGGCGGCGCGGCTCATCGCCGTCCATCCCGCCCACGAGTTCTCGGTCCACGTCATCGACCCGGCGGGGTCCGGCGCCGGCGCTCTCGCGCCCCTGGTCGCCGCGGGCGCCCTCGACGGGCCGCCCGCGGCCGGCGCCGCTGGCGTGTCCTCGGTGCTCGCGCAGCTCACCCGGCGCGTGGACCTGGTGCAGATGGCGATCCGGGCCGGCGCCGCCGACTCACTGCCACCGGACCTGGACCCCGGCGAGCAGCTGTTGATCGTCAACGACTTCCCGCACGGTTTCGACGACCGTGCCGTCACCCAACTGCGTTACCTCGCTGACGAGGGCCCCTCGGTGGGCGTGCACCTGATGATGGTGGCCGACCGGGAGGACGCCCGCGCCTACGGCCCGGTGCTCGACCCCCTGTGGCGTTCCCTGCTGCGCATCACCCCCGTGGCCGACGACCACCTCGCCGACCCCTGGGTGGGGCACGCGTGGACGTACGAGCCCCTCAGGACTCCTCGGGGCAGTCGCGTCCTGGAACAGGTCCTCGCGCTGGTGGCGGCGGCCCGGCGCGACGGTCGCCGCTGA